Part of the Halorhabdus utahensis DSM 12940 genome, GCCTTGTCCCCGTCCGCAAAGCGCGAACTCTCCCCGCCAGCGAGGACGACGCCACGGATTGATCGGTCGTCGGTCATCGCTCGTGGGCCCAGAACTCCTCGGAAACGGTGACTTCCTTCTTGAACAGCGGAACTTCCGCTTTGATGCGGTCGATGCCGTCCTCGACGGTCCTGAACGCCTCTTTGCGGTGACCCGCGAGCACGACGACGTACACGACATCCTCGCCCGCCTCGACGACGCCGGTTCGGTGGTGGAGTCGAACGTCGAAAACACCGTCCCGTGCTCGCAGTTCCTCCTGGATCGTCGCCATCTGGTCGGTCGCGACCTCGTCGTAGCGCTCGAATTCGAGATACTCCGTCGGTTCGTCGTCCGGACTATCCTTCCGGCGGACGCGGCCAGTGAACGTCGCGATTGCACCGGCTCGGTCGGCGTCCGGGGACCGTTTGACCTCGGCAACCAGCGACGACAACGTCTCGTAGGGATCGACGGACTCGATCACCTCGACTGCATCTTCGAGGTCGACATCCGCGGCGCTTGCTGCCGCCAGCATCCCGTCAGCATCCGCATGGCCCAGTACGATCTGCGGGAGATCAATATCCGCGTATCCTTCGACGATGGCATACGCACAGTCGGTCGAGAGGGCCTCGAGTGCGTCATCCAGCGTCCGTGACTCGCCGGTCCCAAACCACGATCCGTCGGCGATTCCGTACGTCCGGTCGGCACCGGCTGCCCGATGGCGGGCGGTGTCTTTCCCGTCGGTATCGAGCGTCGGTTCGCAGTCGACGTGCTTGACTGTCCCGACTGTGCCGCGCTCGCTCAACCGTTCGACGAGGGCCTCGACAAGTGTCGTCTTTCCCGCGTTCGACGGGCCGGTCACCCCGATGACCTGCATAGCCACATTTGCGGACAGGGGCGTTTGTAGGTGTCGTCTACGGCACCTTCTCGGGCAGTTGCTGACCTACTCCGGTTCGGACAGCAGACCGACGAGATGACCTAGCATCGGCGTGACGAGTTCGGCCGTCCCGAACGCCGCCGCGGACTCGCTCCCGGGGAGACAAAAGACGGGAACGTCGTCGACGATTCCGGCGGTCGCACGGGTCAACATCGCGTGTGGGCCCGCCTCCTCGACTGACCGCGCCCTGAACCGTTCGCCGAACCCCGGCAGTTCCCGTTCGAACAGCGGCCTGAGTGCCTCGATGGTCACGTCATCGTCCGTAACGCCCGTGCCGCCGGTGGTACTGATCACATCCACGTCTTCGCGGTCGGCGAAGGTCTCGACGCGTTCGCGGATGACTCCGATCTCGTCTCCAACCAGATCACGTGCCGTGACAGTGTGACCAGCGTCTTCGATCGCGGCGACGATCGCGTCGCCGCTGTCGTCACCGTCGAGTGATCGACTCGTCGAGATCGTCAGGACAGCGACGTCGACCGCACGCCGATCGTGGTGGTGATGATCGCCCATTGAAATCTGATCGGTCCGCGGGCCGTTTTAGTGGTCCGGTCGGGGACCCCACCGCCGATAGTGACGCTTCCGGAGCGGCCACTCCAGTGGCCGGTCGTCACTTCTTTGCAGGATCGTGGGAGTCGAAGCGGGCAGCGACGTACGAGACGGCGACCAGCAGCACGCCGAGTGCGAGGCCGATCGTGACCATGCCGTAGATGGCCATTCCCAGGGTTGTCCCAGGGAGCGCGATGACGCCGAACAGCTCTGGCTCGACGACATCCGGTCTCGTTGCGCCCAGGATCGCACCCATCAGCCCGGCGATCACGACGACGCCAAGGTAGACGCCGAGGACAACACGACGGCCACGGATCGGACTGGAAGTCGACACACCCCCCGATACGTGCCGGAGGCGATTAGGCTTTTCACCTGCGGCGGGTATCTTTGGGTATGTCCGAAAAAGAACTCATGCTCGTGGCGCTGGTCGCGATCGCGCTGATGATGGGGATCGCCGCGTTCATGCTCGTCCTCGGGTGATCTGTTTCAGGAAACGGTCCGGGCCGGGCAGATCCTGCTTCGATCCGGATGTGTGCCAAAGTCAGCAGACAGGAAAACTGTGTCTTCGAACTGTCCGCGGTTTCGCCCTGGGCGTGGCGCTATTGGGTCTCGTCAGATTCGCCGCCGTCGGCCCATAGATCGGCGTCTGCTTCCGTCTCGTCCGCAGTGATTCGATCCTCGTTCCAGGCAAACTCACGGGTGAACAGGCCGTCGTCCTTGAGATCCCACGGGTCGCCGTCGGTGAGTTTCGGGCCGTCGAGCCACGACTGGAGAATGTTCCAGACGAAGACGAGTTGCCCCACGAACAGGATCAGTGCGCCGACGGTGGCGGCCTGGTGGAGGAGCGTGATGACGTCGATCGGGCCGACGGTGATGGCGTTGTAGGTTGCAAGTCTGCGCGGCAGGCCGACGTAGCCCAGCAGGATCATGGCGAAGAACGTCACGTTCGTGCCGATCATGGTCAGCCAGAAGTGCCACTTGCCCAGCGTGCGCTGGTACATCCGCCCAGTGTAAATGGGGAACCAGTAGTAGACGCCGGCGAACACCGCGAAGGCGATCGCCCCCATGATCACGTAATGGAAGTGCCCGACGACGTAGTAAGTGTCCGTCAGGATCAGGTCGATCGGGATCGACGCCAGGAACACGCCAGTCACGCCGCCGATGATGAAGTTTGCCACGAATCCGATGCAGAACAGCATCGGGGTAGTTAGCCTGATGCGGCCGTTCCACATCGTCGTGATCCAGTTGAACGTCTTGACTGCGCTCGGTATCGCGATCGCCAAGGAGACGGCCATGAAACTCGCCCGGAGTCGCGGGTCGATCCCCGTCGCGAACATGTGGTGGGCCCAGACGCCGAAGGAGAGCACGCCGATCGCCAGCGTCGAGTAGACGACGAACTTGAACCCGAACAGCTTCCGACCCGAGAACCGCGGGATGATGTAGCTTATCAGCCCCATCGGTGGCAACACCAGTATGTACACCTCCGGATGGCCGAAGAACCAGAACAGATGTTGCCACAGTATCGGGTTCCCGCCGTCGACGGCGAAGAACAGCGTCCCGAGGTTCCGATCGAGCAGCAACATGATGAGTGCGCTGCCCAGCAGCGGGAACGCGAAGAGGATGATCCCCGACTGGGTGAGCATCGTCCAGGAGAAGATGTCTAAGTTCGCCCAGGAGACGTCATCACCGCGTTCGGTGAAGATTGTGACGATGAAGTTGATCGCCCCCATCGTCGCCGAGACGCCCGTCAGATGGAGTCCCAGCAACATCATGTCCGTCCCGAGATGGGGCTGTTCGACCGACAGCGGCGCGTACATCGTCCAGGACGCCTGGGAGGGGGCGATCCCCGGGATGAGAAAGCCACTCCAGATGAGTAACGCGCCCGGCGGCAACAGCCAGAACGCGATCGCGTTGATCCGGGGGAAGGCCATGTCGTCAGCCCCGATCAGTAGCGGGATGAAGTAGTTCCCGAAGGCCGCGATGATCGGCGTTCCGAAGAGGAACAACATTGTGATGCCGTGGCTCGTGAGCAACGCGTTGTAGAAGCTCGCACTCACGATGTTCGAAGACGGAGTGACCAGTTCGAGCCGCATGACCATGACGGCCAGGCCACCGACCGCGAGCGCAATCAGTGCAAAGAGCCCGTAGAGCAATCCGATGTCCTTGTGATCGACTGTCGTGAGCCACCGGAGCACCCCGGCGGGCTTCTCCCGGTGGCCGTATCCTGTCTCGCTGACGGTCCCGCCACTGGCCGTCGGTGACGCGTAGCTCCGCCAGTCTTCGATACGCGTGAGAAACGCCGCAACCCCGACCAGCAAAATTCCCATCAAGACCGTCAATGCGAGCTGTTCGCCTGCCATGGTTCTCCCTCCGGGAGGTTCCCACTAAAAGGGTGCGTTAGAGGCACCATTCTCTCCCGGTTTCGGCTGTCGAAGCGAGCCGGTTTCAGGGAGCAGTTCATGACCACGTCCACGCAACCACCGCGCCGTTTCGGCCGCTGCGCGGCGAAGCAACGATCTCACGTCTCTGGTTTCACAGTCTCGCGACGGTACTCACTCGCGGGTTTCGGGCACGACGCCCGGCGGTTCCTCGGGTTCGCCGTCGGCCTCGGCCCGCGAGACGGCCCGGCCGGCGTAGTACGACAGTACGCCCAGCAGGACGATCATCGACCCGACGATCGCGAGCTGGAGGCCGGAGGCGACGCTGTTCCAGCCGAACGGGCTGGCGACGACGAACGCGACGAAAAAGAACGTCAAGATGCCGAGCGGTATCGCATTGACCGTCAGATCGAGAACTGTCTCGCGATCGAGCTCTCCGAGTTGCATGTGAAAGGCTTCGCCGACAGAGATAAATAGGCTGTTGAAACCGGAAAACGATGGTCGGTCCCAGCCAATCTTGAGCAGCGGTGTGACGGCCCGGGCGAGTCACTCCAGCAGCGCGCCTGTGAGCCCGACGGCAACCAGAATCCCGCCGGCTCCTACGATCGACAACCCACGCCCGACGACGCCGTTCGGGTCTTCCGTGAGGGCGAGTACGTCGAGACCAGCCGGACCTACCTGCGTGGCGAGGACTGCGCCCCCGATCACGGCGAATCCGACGCCGAGTCCAGCGAGCGGTCGCCAGAGGTCGGCCGTGTAGCCCGACTCACGGAGGATGCCGGCGACACTCGCCCCGAGGAGGAGGATGCCACCGACTGCGACCGGATAGAGGCCGATGAACACGCCGAGTTCCGACAGTGCGAACCCGAGTGCGACGAACAGCGGCCACGGACTGGCACGCCGGCTGGGGGCCTCCACGTTGGAGTGTTGGCTCATACGAAACCCTCGTGCGGTAGCGTCAAAGGTCCATCGGAGCCGACAATGCCGTCCGGGACATCGCTGGATCGTTGCACTGTGTTGGACTCCTGTTGTCCCCCATCGTGTGAACTCGATCGCTGGCACAAAGTATATGCCTCGCATGGGACTTGTTCTGGACAATGACTACACGTGCAATCGAGCGCGTCGACCAGTGGGAGACGCGCTCGTTTACCGGGGGCTATCGCGGCCTGCACGAACTCGCCGAGGCGGAATTCTCGGGCGTCGTGCGCGCGGGAGCGGCCACGTTGTGTATGCTAAATGGAACCGTCATTGGCGTTCTTGACGGCTCGATCGAGGACTTCGAGGCGGCGGAGGGTACCGCCTACGCCGCGCCGACACCGGCGCTGCCGCTTCTGGTCGTGATGCAGGAGCGAAGCGACGAGGTCCGGGCGAAGTACTACACGGAAGATACGCCGTTGTCAAAAGTCGATGAGACGCTCGCTGACGGCAAGTTCACGGGTTTCGTCGAACTCTCGGAGAACGTCCTCAGCGGGGACTACTACGCTGTCTATCACGCCGGCCGCTCGATGAGCGTCGCGTTTGTCGGCGAGCGCGGAGAACTGCTTCGCGACGAGGAGGCGTTCGAGCGAGCCGACGACGAAGTCGGGATCTACGAGGTCCGACCGGTCGACATCGACGTCATCGAGGTGCCCGATGTAGCGCCCGAATCAGACGACTCGCCGTCGAGCGATCTTGCGGCCGGCGGTGGCGTCGGTGGTGACGAAGTCGACGCGTCCACCGAAGACCCACCCGTGGTAGACGACGAGACGGACGAGACGGACGGGACGGACGAGACGGACGAGACGGACGAGACGACGCGAGAGGTGGAATCCACGCTTGCCGAGCGTGAAGACGATGACGTAGCTGCTGAGACAACCGGCCAGGACGGCGCTGTGGATGACACTGGCCACGAAGCACCAGCCGATACTGAGAGCGACGCGGCCGCTGAGGCCGACAGTGATACCGAATCAGCCGGTACTGACACGGATGCACCACCGCAACCGGCCGACACTGCCACTGACGGTGCTTCGGACACGGCGGACTCGTCGCGCCCTGACCGACAGACTGCGGGCGAGCGACAGTCCTCACCACCGGAGGCTGATTCGGCACGGACGCGGGAGGCTGACACTGATCAGACTGCTGAGGGGACACAAGCAGAGGTCGAACAAACGGAGTCAACTGACGACCCAGAGCGATCGGGAAACAGCGACCGTTCCGGGGCGTCATCAACGACCGAGTCTCGTTCCATTCGGAGCCAACAGGCGGACCGACAGCGGACTGATACAACTGCGTCGAACCACCCTGGAGCGGCGGCTGCCAGGCAAACGCAAACAACGTCGAGTGTTGCTGCCGGGACACCCTCCGACCTCGAGATTCGAACGATACCCTCGCTTGATCCGGACAAATCCTGGGGCACAGACGAGAATGGACCCAAGGCCAGTGCTGCACCGGTTCCGCCTGTCGATACTGGTCACGCCGGGTCGGCTTCCCAGGACACGGTGGATCATCGTCGGGAGCGAAACGAGTCGACCGCACACTCTCAAAGCGATATTTCGGAGCAATCGGAGTCGGAGGAGTCTCCGCGACAAGGCACGGCCACCACGCAGTCCCCGAGCGGATCGGACGCCGAGACGGACAACCAACCGTCCACCCGAACCCAAAACGAGCCCAACCAGACCGATGGCCAGGTGCGTGAACTCAAGGCACAAATCGAGGAGCGTGAGGCCCGCATCGAGGACCTCGAAGATCGCGTCGAGACGACCGAAGCCAATCGTGACGAACTCAAGGCCGAACGTGACGAGTTACAGGCCGAACGTGACGAACTGCGGGAAGAACTCTCGGACGTTCGAGCCGAACTCGAGTCCCTCAGAGAGGAGCGCGACAGCCTCGAAGCGAACCTAGAGGAACTCGACGTAAACGCCGACACTGTCACACACCGGATGAGCCGCCAGGAGGCGATCGAAGGGACGAACCTCTTCGTTCGATACGATTCGAAGAGCGCGCCCACGCTTGCGGCCGCTCGCGAGTCCGGAGCAAGTCAGTCCGATGTCAAAGAGAACCTCTCGGTCGAGTACCACACCCAGTTCGAAGTCGAGGGGGCCCACGTCGAGGGCCAGCCCTTCGAACAATTTCTGCGCGACACGATGGAACACCGGTACGTCACCTGGGTTGTCGAGGAACTCCTCTTCGAGATCCGCGACACCGGCCACCGCGAGGCGATGGCCGATCTCTACGACGCGTTGCCCCACATCGATCGTGTCGAACTCAATGGCTCGGTCGGCGTCGAATACGACGAGGACGGACAGACCAAACGCTCTCAGGAGTCTTTCGACGTCGTCTTTCGCGACCGGATGGGGAATCCGCTCGTCGTCGCGAACCTGAACGATTCGCGACAGGCGGCGACCGAGAACCAGATGAACTCGCTGGTCACGGCTGCGACACGGGTCGGTGAAACGAGCGATTCGCTCGCGGGGGCGATGTTCGTCACCTCGAGTTTCTTCGAACCGGCTGCCCTGGAAACGACTGCCGAGGCGACCGGCGGTGGCCTACTCAGCCGGGACAAACGGGAGAGTTTCGTCAAACTCTCGCGAAAACAGGGCTATCACCTCTGTCTCGCCGAAGCACGTGACGATCAGTTCCACATGGCCGTCCCTGAACTGTGAGGGAGCGTCCGCTCACTGCAAACGGTGAAAGGGTGTCCGGTAGCTGAACGTAGACAGTAACAGCTATCGCCGCGTCGGACGACAGATGACGTCGAAACGAATCTCAGCCTTCGATCTCGGCCGCATCCTCGATCTTCATGCCTTCGAGCTTTTCGATGGTCTGATCGACCTTGTTGTCGAGGTCGTCGACGAACTCGTGGGTGTGGTCTGTCGTGATTGCACCCTGGCTCGAGGGCTCGATGAGGTTCTCCTCTTCGAGAACTCGCAGGGAGTACCGTACCTTGTGATGGGGGTAACCCGTCTCGTTGGACATCTTGACGATGCCGATCGGTTCGTTCTCGATGACCATCCGGAGAACCTGGAGATGCCGCTCCAGCATGTCGACTTCCTTTTCGAGCCTATCTATCATGGCACGTGTTAACTTGTGTTCGGAGGGTTTAAAGGTTGCTGTCCGGTGGTCGAAAAACAACTGAAGATGCTTTGTGAGCGTCGGATATAACCCTTGTGATAGAGTGACTATCAGGACGCGCCGACCGTAATCTGTTTATCGGGGTGGAAAAAACGGGCGAGTGATGACCGTTACGATCGTTGGGTCACAGCTCGGCGACGAGGGAAAGGGCCGGGTCGTCGACCTCTACAGCGACGAAGCCGACGTCGTCGTCCGGTATCAAGGCGGCGACAACGCCGGTCACACGGTGTGTCACAGCGGGGAAGAGTACAAGCTGTCACTGGTGCCAAGCGGCGCGATCCGGGGGAAAGTGGGCGTCCTCGGGAACGGGTGCGTGATCAATCCACGGACCCTGTTCGACGAACTACAGATGCTCCGGGACCGGGATCTCGACCCCGACGTGCGCGTTGCCGAGCGTGCACACGTGATCATGCCGTTCCACCGCGTCCTCGACGGGATCGAGGAGGACGTCAAAAGCGAGGACGACCAGGAGGTCGGCACCACCGGTCGTGGGATCGGTCCGACCTACGAGGACAAAGCCGGCCGTCGTGGCGTCCGAATCGGCGACCTGCTCGACCCCGGTGTCCTGCGGGATCGACTCGAATACGTCGTTCCCCAGAAGCGTGCGATCGCCGAGGACGTCTACGGTCTCGACGTCGACAACGTCGAGGAATACCCGAGCGCCTTCGATATCGATGCGCTCTTCGAGGAGTTCAACGAGTACGGTCGCCGGATCGAACGGGAAGACATGGCCGTCAACGCCGGCGCGTTCCTGTCCGAGGCGCGGGCCTCGGGCAAGTCCCTCATGCTGGAGGGGGCCCAGGGGACGATCATCGACATCGATCACGGGAACTATCCGTTCGTCACCTCCTCGAACCCGACCGCGGGCGGCGCAACGGTCGGCACCGGGCTCAGCCCCGGCGTCATCGGCGACGGCGAGGTCGTCGGCATCGTCAAGGCCTATCTCACGCGGGTTGGCAGCGGGCCACTCCCCACGGAACTGGGCGGCGTGCCCGGTGACACGCCGGGCTACGACGGCGACCCCGAGAACCCGCGGACCGAAGCTGAGGAACTCGCGACGTACATCCGCGACGCGGGCGACGAGTACGGGACCGTCACCGGCCGACCACGCCGGGTCGGCTGGCTCGACATGCCGATGCTTCGCCACGCCACCCGTGCCAGCGGTTTCACCGGGCTGGCGGTCAATCACGTCGACACCCTCGCCGGGCTGGACGAACTCGAGGTAGCCGAGGCCTACGAACTCGACGGCGAGCGTCTCGAGACGATGCCGCCGACCACCGAGCGATGGGCCGACTGCGAGCCCGTCTTCCGGACCTTCGACGGCTGGGGCGAGCAGGACTGGGAAGCAGTCGCTGCCGAGGGCTACGACGCGCTCCCGGCGGACGCTCGTACCTATCTGGAATACATGAGCGACGAACTCGATGTCCCGATCTACGCGATCGGCGTCGGCCCGTCGCGTGAGGACACGATCGTTCGCGAGACGCCGTACTGATCGCCCACCGCAGGACTACGTTTCGCTGTCGGGGCCGACCTCGCCCGCCGCCACCATCGCCTCGAACGGATTGTCGTCGATCGTCAGCGGGAAGTCGACGCGCCCACGCCGGCGAACTGATTCATACCCGCCGAAAATTATCTCGGCGGTGTTCAGCCCATGACGCGCCCGAAGTTCGGACTCGCGGTCGCTCCCGACGGCGTCGATCACGTCGTCGATCGCTCGTTGGTGATAGGCGTTTCCGTATTCGTACTCACCCGTTCCGGCGTGATGGAGCGTCTCGCCGTCGACGTCGACCGTCTCCCACGTCCCTGAGCCGGCTCGCCGGACTTCAAGCATCGGGCCGTCGTCGGCGTCGATTCGGATTTCGCCATCGTTGCCGACGAGGTGAAACGCGGCCCCGACCAGGTCGGATCGATCGCCCGTCGAAAGGAGCCCATCGACGCCGTTGTCGTACGTCCACTGGGCGAGCATCTGGTTCTCCTGGTGCATCCCGAAGCGGACATCTTCCTCGCGGTAATCGAGTTGTGCGAGGACCCACTCTGCCTGGGGCTCGCCGGCGAACATCCCCGCGAGGTCGATGCTGTGTGCGCCGGTGTCATAGAAGTCGTCCCACCCGATCTCGACCCGCTGGAGGTCGCCGATCTCACCCGCGTCGAGTAGTTCCGTCGCGGCCCGAAACGGCCGGCCGAAGCGACGCATTCGGTGGAACGTCAACTGGGTGTCGGCCCGCCAGGCTGCCTGTGCCATCCGTTGTGCGCCGGCCCACGTGGCTGCCATCGGCTTCTCACAGTGGATCGCCTCGACGCCGCGACGGGCAGCGGCCACCGTGAGGTCTGCGTGAGCCTCGGGCGGGACCGTCAGACTCACCACGTCGGGATCGACGGCGTCGAACAGCTCGATCGCGTCCGAGAACCGGCCGTCCTCAGGCAGGTCGAACGTCTCCGCGAATGCTTCGACGCGATCGGAGTGCCGGTCGGCCGCGGCAACCAGCCGTGTCTCGTCGTTACGTTCGTAGGCTTCCGCGTGGCGATACGCCATCGACCAGCTGTCCGTTGTCGGGTTCTCGGGTTCCGCACCCGTTCCGACGACGGCGACGTCGTAGGTCATCGTCTTGGCCGACGGACGGGGCACGTATCGGCGTTTCGGGAACGGGTGTTCCCGTAAATCAATCCGACGCGAGCGGCACGTTTTTGCCGCGGGGGGCGTAGGTAGAGGTATGCAAGAAGACCTGATGGACATTATCTGCTGTCCGCTCGACAAACACGATCTCGAACTCGACGTCGAGGAACGCGAGGACGGGGAAATCGTCGCCGGGACGCTGACGTGTACCGAGTGCGGCGAGACGTACCCGATCGAGGACGGCATTCCCAACCTGCTCCCGCCGGACATGCGCGAGGACGCACCGGCCTAGAGCTTTTTTACCGGTCCCGTCGGAGAGACACGTGTGGTAGACCCGCTCCCCGTCCACGTCAACCGCGAGGAACTTCACGACATAGCGGTGCCCACGTCCTTCGAAACCACCGGCACGTTCGACGTTCGACTCGTCAATCACGGCCAGCCACTGCACGTCCACCTTCATCTCGACGACGACCTCTCGACCGTCGCAAGCCTGGAGGCGACCAATCACTACGTCGACGGCGAGAGCGAACGGCGCGTCACGGTCTCGGTCCGGGACGGTGCGACCATCCGGGGCAAGCTCAAGGTCGTCAGCGGCTACGGTGCCCAGACGCGCTACGTCGACGTGATCGTAACCGAACCCGACGAGGAGGAAGACTCCGTTCGGGTCGACGAATCGCTTGCCGAACCCCAGCCTGTCGCCGCGGACCAGACCGAGGGGCTCGTTGCCGACGGGCCGGCCGTGCCGGTCGCTGCCCTCGCTATCGGTGCCCTCGTCGTCACCGCCGGGATCGCATTTGCTCTCCAGGCGTTCGTCGTCGGTCTCGGTGCGCTCGTGGTTCTGGCCGGCGTGATCGTCGCACTGTACGTCCTTTTCGTCGAGTGAGCGTCACGGCCTCGCAGTACAGTTATGGTGGTGTCCGCCGGAGACGAACGTATGACGCTGGCAGCGAGAGCCCGCGAAGCCGCCCGCGCCCACCCGTTCGTCCACGAAGGCCTGCGTGCAGGCGTGATCAACTACTCCGCCGCCGCGCGGCTGCTCGACGTCGGTGACGAGGAAGCGGTTGCCGCTGCGCTTCGGCGATACGCCGCGGAACTCCCCGAACGTGATATCCCGGATGGGTCCCCACGGGTCACGATGCACAGCGGGCTGGGCGCTGTAGAGCACGGCGACGGCGGGTTACTCACAGTCGGCGAGACGACGTATGCCGAGAACGCCGGGTCGCTGACCGGCGTGGCGGCCACCGGCACCATCGACGCACGATCACTGGTTCGGGTGCTCGCCCGACTCGACGCCGAGGACGTCGCCGTCGAGGCTGCCGCCGTCGCCGACGGGTATCTCGTCCTCGTCGTCGATCGCCGTGACGGGCCGGACGTGGTCCGGTTCGTCGAAGCGATGATCTGAGAGACGTGATCGGCGTGTCGGGCCGGCTTCGACGGATTGAAGCGCTCGCCCCGTCGACCGTCCCACGATGACCCTACGCGTGACGAACACGCTCTCGGGCGAACGTGAGGCCTTCGAGCCACAGGATCCGGACGCGGTCACCTTGTATTACTGTGGCCTCACGACGTCCGATCCGCCCCACCTTGGCCACGCTCGCGGCTGGGTGCACGTCGACGTGATGCATCGCTGGCTGTCGTGGCTTGGCTACGATGTCCACCACGTCGAAAACTTCACCGACGTCAACGAGAAGATCGTCGCCCGCGTCGGCGAGGTCGGCGGGAGCGAAGCCGACGTCGCCCGGACGTATATTCAGGACGTGATCCGGGACATGCGGTCGCTGAACCTCAAACGCGCGGAAGTCTACCCCCGCGTCTCCGAACACGTCCCCGAGATCATCGACCTCGTCGAGACGTTGATCGACCGAGGCTACGCATACGAGGCGAACGGCTCGGTGTACTTCGACGTCACCGCGTTCGAGGACTACGGCGAGCTCTCGAACCAGACGGTCGAGGAACTCGACGCCCAGGGTGATCCTGACGAGCGGGGGGAAAAGCGCCATCCACAGGACTTCGCGCTCTGGAAGGCCGGCGGCGTCGACCCCGCGGACATCGGAGCGCACCGCCATGCTGACGCTGCACCCGCCGAGGACGCCTGCCGGACAGCGCAGACGTGGGATTCGCCATGGGGCCAGGGCCGGCCCGGTTGGCATATCGAGTGCTCGGCGATGAGCATGACCCATCTCGGCGAAACCATCGACATCCACGTCGGCGGCCAGGATCTGGTCTTTCCCCATCACGAGAACGAGGTCGCCCAGAGTGAGGCGGCGACCGGCGATCGGTTCGCCAACTACTGGCTCCACGTCGGGTTGCTCGAAACCGGCGAGGAGAAGATGTCTTCCTCGCTCGGGAACTTCGCGACTGTCGAGGACGCCATCGCCGAATACGGCCTCGGCGTCGTCCGGACCTTCCTGCTGTCGACGGCCTATCACAGCCGCGCGGCCTACACCGAGGAGACGCTCTCGGAGGCGACAAAGCGGTTCGAGACGCTCGAACGCGGCTACGAACGCGCCGTCGAGGCGGCCGACAGCGTCGACGCGACCGCCAAGACGACTGACGACGCGCTCCGGGAAGCAGTCGAAACAGTCCGCGAGGCGATCCCGCGTGCGATGAACGACGACTTCAATACCCGTGAAGCACTGGCAGCGCTGGTCGAGT contains:
- a CDS encoding DUF6684 family protein; this encodes MQLGELDRETVLDLTVNAIPLGILTFFFVAFVVASPFGWNSVASGLQLAIVGSMIVLLGVLSYYAGRAVSRAEADGEPEEPPGVVPETRE
- a CDS encoding DUF7541 family protein, with amino-acid sequence MSQHSNVEAPSRRASPWPLFVALGFALSELGVFIGLYPVAVGGILLLGASVAGILRESGYTADLWRPLAGLGVGFAVIGGAVLATQVGPAGLDVLALTEDPNGVVGRGLSIVGAGGILVAVGLTGALLE
- a CDS encoding molybdopterin synthase, whose product is MQVIGVTGPSNAGKTTLVEALVERLSERGTVGTVKHVDCEPTLDTDGKDTARHRAAGADRTYGIADGSWFGTGESRTLDDALEALSTDCAYAIVEGYADIDLPQIVLGHADADGMLAAASAADVDLEDAVEVIESVDPYETLSSLVAEVKRSPDADRAGAIATFTGRVRRKDSPDDEPTEYLEFERYDEVATDQMATIQEELRARDGVFDVRLHHRTGVVEAGEDVVYVVVLAGHRKEAFRTVEDGIDRIKAEVPLFKKEVTVSEEFWAHER
- the ctaD gene encoding cytochrome c oxidase subunit I, which produces MAGEQLALTVLMGILLVGVAAFLTRIEDWRSYASPTASGGTVSETGYGHREKPAGVLRWLTTVDHKDIGLLYGLFALIALAVGGLAVMVMRLELVTPSSNIVSASFYNALLTSHGITMLFLFGTPIIAAFGNYFIPLLIGADDMAFPRINAIAFWLLPPGALLIWSGFLIPGIAPSQASWTMYAPLSVEQPHLGTDMMLLGLHLTGVSATMGAINFIVTIFTERGDDVSWANLDIFSWTMLTQSGIILFAFPLLGSALIMLLLDRNLGTLFFAVDGGNPILWQHLFWFFGHPEVYILVLPPMGLISYIIPRFSGRKLFGFKFVVYSTLAIGVLSFGVWAHHMFATGIDPRLRASFMAVSLAIAIPSAVKTFNWITTMWNGRIRLTTPMLFCIGFVANFIIGGVTGVFLASIPIDLILTDTYYVVGHFHYVIMGAIAFAVFAGVYYWFPIYTGRMYQRTLGKWHFWLTMIGTNVTFFAMILLGYVGLPRRLATYNAITVGPIDVITLLHQAATVGALILFVGQLVFVWNILQSWLDGPKLTDGDPWDLKDDGLFTREFAWNEDRITADETEADADLWADGGESDETQ
- a CDS encoding MogA/MoaB family molybdenum cofactor biosynthesis protein is translated as MGDHHHHDRRAVDVAVLTISTSRSLDGDDSGDAIVAAIEDAGHTVTARDLVGDEIGVIRERVETFADREDVDVISTTGGTGVTDDDVTIEALRPLFERELPGFGERFRARSVEEAGPHAMLTRATAGIVDDVPVFCLPGSESAAAFGTAELVTPMLGHLVGLLSEPE
- a CDS encoding DUF7520 family protein, giving the protein MSTSSPIRGRRVVLGVYLGVVVIAGLMGAILGATRPDVVEPELFGVIALPGTTLGMAIYGMVTIGLALGVLLVAVSYVAARFDSHDPAKK
- a CDS encoding DUF7527 domain-containing protein produces the protein MTTRAIERVDQWETRSFTGGYRGLHELAEAEFSGVVRAGAATLCMLNGTVIGVLDGSIEDFEAAEGTAYAAPTPALPLLVVMQERSDEVRAKYYTEDTPLSKVDETLADGKFTGFVELSENVLSGDYYAVYHAGRSMSVAFVGERGELLRDEEAFERADDEVGIYEVRPVDIDVIEVPDVAPESDDSPSSDLAAGGGVGGDEVDASTEDPPVVDDETDETDGTDETDETDETTREVESTLAEREDDDVAAETTGQDGAVDDTGHEAPADTESDAAAEADSDTESAGTDTDAPPQPADTATDGASDTADSSRPDRQTAGERQSSPPEADSARTREADTDQTAEGTQAEVEQTESTDDPERSGNSDRSGASSTTESRSIRSQQADRQRTDTTASNHPGAAAARQTQTTSSVAAGTPSDLEIRTIPSLDPDKSWGTDENGPKASAAPVPPVDTGHAGSASQDTVDHRRERNESTAHSQSDISEQSESEESPRQGTATTQSPSGSDAETDNQPSTRTQNEPNQTDGQVRELKAQIEEREARIEDLEDRVETTEANRDELKAERDELQAERDELREELSDVRAELESLREERDSLEANLEELDVNADTVTHRMSRQEAIEGTNLFVRYDSKSAPTLAAARESGASQSDVKENLSVEYHTQFEVEGAHVEGQPFEQFLRDTMEHRYVTWVVEELLFEIRDTGHREAMADLYDALPHIDRVELNGSVGVEYDEDGQTKRSQESFDVVFRDRMGNPLVVANLNDSRQAATENQMNSLVTAATRVGETSDSLAGAMFVTSSFFEPAALETTAEATGGGLLSRDKRESFVKLSRKQGYHLCLAEARDDQFHMAVPEL